A DNA window from Lepidochelys kempii isolate rLepKem1 chromosome 9, rLepKem1.hap2, whole genome shotgun sequence contains the following coding sequences:
- the KCNE4 gene encoding potassium voltage-gated channel subfamily E member 4, which produces MLKMDHTNMTQTMLTAEPQTLEKNSSSGNEYFYILIVMSFYGIFLMGIMLGYMKSKRKEKKSTLLLLYKDEERHWGEAMKPLPTVSGLRSIQIPMMLNVLQENMVPSLSCAVCSMEGSSVSSESSSPDIHFTIQEEVLDAELGEASEALLNESSEGSSENIHKNS; this is translated from the coding sequence ATGTTGAAGATGGATCATACAAACATGACCCAAACCATGTTGACTGCTGAACCTCAGACTCTGGAGAagaacagcagcagtggcaaTGAGTACTTTTACATTCTGATTGTCATGTCTTTCTATGGGATCTTCTTAATGGGAATAATGCTGGGCTACATGAAatccaagaggaaagaaaagaaatccaCTTTGCTTCTGCTCTACAAAGATGAGGAAAGGCATTGGGGAGAAGCCATGAAACCTCTGCCAACCGTGTCAGGACTGAGGTCCATCCAGATCCCCATGATGCTAAATGTGCTGCAAGAGAATATGGTACCATCTCTGTCATGTGCTGTCTGCTCGATGGAGGGAAGCAGTGTGAGTTCGGAGTCTTCCTCACCAGATATTCACTTCACCATTCAAGAGGAAGTGCTGGATGCTGAGCTGGGGGAAGCGTCAGAAGCCCTTCTCAATGAGAGCAGTGAAGGGTCTTCGGAAAACATCCACAAAAATTCCTAG